Part of the Candidatus Hydrogenedentota bacterium genome, CTTCGGGAAGAACCACTCGCTCGAAATCTTCCCGCCGTACCGCGCCAAGAAGTCTTCGCCACGCAGCGCCGCGACCTCATTCACCTTGTCCGCTTCCGGCTGGGCGGCGTGGTGTTTCCATAGCTTGACCCACGCATGCGGATTGGACTCCCATTCCTTCTTCATGCACAGCGGCGTGCCAGCCTTGTCGATCGGCAACATCGTACACGCCGTAAAGTCCGTGCCGATGCCAATCACGTCGTCCCCGCTGACACCCGCTTCCTTCAATGCGCGCGGAATCACCTTCTCCATCACGGTGAGGTAGTCGCGCGGATTCTGCAACGCCCAGTCGGGCGGGAGTTTCTTGCCTGTGGTCGGCAGCGTGTCGTCAATCACGACATCGGGATACCGCTCGACCGCGGTTGCGACTTCTTCCCCGTTGTCCACGGCGACGACCAGCGCGCGCGCCGATTCGGTCCCATAATCCAACCCCAAGACATACTTCCGCGCCATGCGTGCCCCCTTGCGTTTTGAATGGATTTACGGTGCGGCGATGTTCGAGACGGCGGCCGCGCTGGCCGCGCCCAAATCGCGCTGATAAATCGTGAACACGGTCTGTTTGCCCAGATTTCCGTCAAACTCGAACGACAAGAACCCGCGCATCGTCAGCCGGTCGGCGGAGCGCACAAACGTGACTGACAAGGTCTGTTCCGCCGCCGGTTCCTTCGGCAGCGCGACATCGCGAATCGTACACACCTTCGGCGTGACCGACTTGATCGTGAACGGATTGCCCTTGGTGCTCTTCAACGTGATGGCCACGGTTGCTTCGTCCTTGCCCGGATCGAACTTTACGGTAATCGGCGCGGGCGTGATTTGAATCGCAGGGATCACGTTTACCGTTACCGTCAGGTTCTGAACGCCTTTGCCGTCCTTTTCGAATTCAAGCTCCGCGAGCACGGGCCGCCTGCCCGCAGGCAGCGGGTTTGTCGACTGCACGACCAACACGTGGTCGGCGCCGTTCTCCGGCCCTTCGATCGCGACAGAGACATCGCGCGTACGCGTTTTGACGCCCAGCACCTCTAAGCCTTCGACCCCCGCGGCGATGCGCAACGGAATCCGCGCATTGAGCGGGTCGCCCTGCCCGATCTCCACGGCCAGGTCCTCGGCGGCCGCTTCGATATACGGCGCGAAGGTGACCGACGACGTAAACACCAACGGTTCCGCCAACGGCGGATCCGTCACGATGCGAATGCTCTTCTTGCTCGTGCCCGCGCTAGTCCCGGACACCTCGTACGTCACTTCCCCGCGCGCCCCCGGCGCGATCGGGTCCTTTGAGGGAACCGCCGTCGTGCATTGGCACGTGGACTTCGCGTCCGTAATCGTGAACGGCACGGTCCCCGTATTCTCCACGTAGAACGTGCCCTTGACCTTGGTCCCCGCGAACACGGTCCCGTGGTCCTTGCCCGCCTCGACGAGCTTCGCCTGCGGCGCGTCCGCCGCCCAGGCAGCCGTCAAGACCATCCACACACCGGCAACAAGCGTTGAAAATACTCGCATCGTTGGTCGCAGCCTCGTTACACAGCGTCCACACCCGGACGCACTTGGCCATCAGTATAGCCAACACAATCCATACCTGCACCCCGGGCAACGAAGCCGAAGGGCAAGACAACGGAGAGGTGCTGCCGCACCTACCGGAGCGCCTCTTGGAGCAGCATATCTAGCTCGGTTGAAAGTTGGAGGTGAGTGGCCAATTCTCCAAGCAGATCCAAGGAAACCGTTCGCTGCCGTTGCAGTACGTGGACGGCGTCGTGCCACGATTTTTCGCTGCCCATTGTCCACCAGATCAGCTTCGACATAATGCAATCTTCGACCGAGGCAATGGGAACGACGACTCCCGGGAAAATCTCCCGTTTGACACAGCGCTCCAATTCACCGGGCACGATCTGCTTTGCGTGGAAGTCCACTTTGAAATACGTTTGCTTATCGAGCGCTTGAAACATTCCATGGGACGCGAGCGCCCCGCGCGATGATTCGAGATCGATGTCGAACGAGTCTTCCAGTTCCGCCACAATGGCGGGTAAATCGCGATGACCGGATGGCAGCATGACGGAGAAATCAACGTCGATGGTGAGTCTCGGTACGCCGTAGTAAGACGAAACTACGCCGCCCGTCACGTGATGTTTGATCGACAAACGGCGTAAGGCGGACGAAATACGAAGGATCGTCTTGCCGATCTTATTGTCGTCCATCGGCAGCTTCGATCCGATCGAGCATGCGCAGGGCCGCGGGGTCAGCCGCGTAAAAGCGCCGGGCGACGGCAATGCGGAGCGCCTTTCCGCTCAACGATGGGCTTTCCTGACGAAGTTGAAGGGCGTACATCGCCTTGACCGAGTCGATCATGTCCTGCACTTGCAGCAACGCAAAGTAGGGCGGGCGCTGATCAAGGGCTTCCAAATACTTGCGGTCGACATAGCTCAATTTCGATCGGCTATCCGCCCGCTGAATCGTATCGTCCGTGTTCATTGCATAAGTCTAGCATGAAGCCGTCGCGCCGCGCTCCCGGCCTCGTTTCTGGATCCTGCTTGGGAATGCCGCCAGAGCAATCACGCTTAATTAAGAAGTAAACAGCGCACATCGAACAAAAGCGCCGCTGTCATGGCGCACTCCAAGGCACAGCCTAGCTCGGATTGCTCGTCTGCCGTTGTTCGGCATCCTTGCTGGACCTCGCGCTGTTTTGCACGATTCGCCACGCGGCGGCTTCGGCCCTTGCGATGTCGCCGTCGTTTGAGGTGACGGCGACGACGGTTTTCGTTTCGGGGATGAACGCGACGAGTGCGTACCACATGGTGTTCGATCCGTTGTGCCAGTAGACGTCGTACGGGATATTCGCGGTGGGTCCTTTCTTCACCCAGCCGCACGCGTAGTCGTCGAGTTCGGGCGTGTGCAGCAGTTTGTAGGTTTCGGCGGAGAGCAGGGTGCCCTGGCCGAGTTCGCCGCGCAGGTGTTCGGTTGCGTAGGTGCAGAGGTCTTCGAGCGTCATGTGCACGATCCCGGCGGGGCCGATGATGAATGTGTTGTCGGCGTCCTCGCCCGCGGCTACTTTCCACCCGAATGCCGTCGTGTGGCCCTGCGGTTGTTCGAGTTTTTTGTCCAGACTCTTTGGCGGGCCGAAGCCGGCGCTCTCGAGCGCCAGCGGTTCGAAGACTTCTCGTTTTACGAGGTCTTCCCAGGTTTCGCCGGTCGCCTGCTCAGCCATGGCGCCCGCGATAGTGAAGCCGACGTTCGAGTAGGCAAACTCCGTGCCCGGCGCGTGTTCCGGTTTCCCGGCCATTACGTTCAGCACCGCCTCCCGCCGCGCCTGCGTGCATTCGGGACCGAGTGCAGGTTTCTTCCGGCGGACGCTCACGGAGAAGTTCGCCGGCGCGCCCGAGGTGTGCGTCAGCAGTTGCCGCAGCGTGACCAGTTTCCAGTCGTCGTGAATGACTTCATTCGGAAAACATGCGCCGACGGTGTCGGTCCATTGCATCTTGCCCGCTTCGACCAATCGCGCGATCATGGTCGCTGTGAT contains:
- a CDS encoding DUF1573 domain-containing protein gives rise to the protein MRVFSTLVAGVWMVLTAAWAADAPQAKLVEAGKDHGTVFAGTKVKGTFYVENTGTVPFTITDAKSTCQCTTAVPSKDPIAPGARGEVTYEVSGTSAGTSKKSIRIVTDPPLAEPLVFTSSVTFAPYIEAAAEDLAVEIGQGDPLNARIPLRIAAGVEGLEVLGVKTRTRDVSVAIEGPENGADHVLVVQSTNPLPAGRRPVLAELEFEKDGKGVQNLTVTVNVIPAIQITPAPITVKFDPGKDEATVAITLKSTKGNPFTIKSVTPKVCTIRDVALPKEPAAEQTLSVTFVRSADRLTMRGFLSFEFDGNLGKQTVFTIYQRDLGAASAAAVSNIAAP
- a CDS encoding nucleotidyl transferase AbiEii/AbiGii toxin family protein, producing the protein MDDNKIGKTILRISSALRRLSIKHHVTGGVVSSYYGVPRLTIDVDFSVMLPSGHRDLPAIVAELEDSFDIDLESSRGALASHGMFQALDKQTYFKVDFHAKQIVPGELERCVKREIFPGVVVPIASVEDCIMSKLIWWTMGSEKSWHDAVHVLQRQRTVSLDLLGELATHLQLSTELDMLLQEALR